From Natronomonas salsuginis, one genomic window encodes:
- a CDS encoding 2-oxo acid dehydrogenase subunit E2 translates to MVREFKLPDVGEGLTEAEIVRWLVEVGETVSEDQPVAEVETDKAVVEVPAPVNGTVKEILAEEGEMVPVGTVIITFDVEGETETEAEADAEIGAEADADSAAGTEGVSAPDSEADSVPDGVDPGTASGGRTFAAPATRRIARELGVDIGTVAGSGPGGRVTEADVRAAADSGGEAASEATDEGPTSATRRLDDEASLDAEAESTDEAVEPPTEAASRDRTLAAPATRQLAAEEAIDLDSVPTDLTKDGEAFVTPTEIEAYADAQRRAQEADAEAVSAEPIVDSTVSGEDERIPYRGVRRTIGEQMERSKYTAPHVTHHDEADVTELVEMRSRLKERAEERGSSLSYMPFVIKAVIAGLREYPILNAQLHEEAEEIVVRGEYNVGVAAATDAGLMVPVLKHADRKGLLQLADELNELVSKARGRSISREEMQGGTFSITNFGAIGGEYATPIINYPETAILGLGAIKEKPRVVDGDVVPRTVLTLSLSIDHRVIDGAEAARFTNCVKSYIQQPEKLLLE, encoded by the coding sequence ATGGTTCGCGAATTCAAACTCCCGGACGTCGGTGAGGGCCTGACGGAAGCGGAGATCGTCCGGTGGCTCGTCGAGGTCGGCGAGACGGTCTCGGAGGATCAGCCGGTCGCCGAGGTCGAAACGGACAAGGCGGTCGTCGAGGTGCCCGCGCCGGTGAACGGGACGGTCAAAGAGATCCTGGCCGAGGAGGGCGAGATGGTCCCTGTCGGAACGGTGATCATCACCTTCGACGTTGAGGGCGAGACGGAGACTGAGGCTGAGGCCGATGCTGAAATCGGCGCGGAGGCCGATGCTGACTCGGCGGCCGGTACTGAGGGCGTTTCTGCGCCCGACTCCGAGGCCGATTCTGTCCCCGATGGTGTGGATCCCGGGACGGCTTCGGGCGGCCGGACGTTCGCCGCGCCGGCGACGCGACGAATCGCGCGCGAGTTGGGCGTTGACATCGGCACGGTCGCGGGCAGCGGTCCGGGCGGTCGCGTGACGGAAGCGGACGTGCGGGCGGCGGCCGACTCAGGTGGGGAAGCCGCATCGGAGGCGACCGACGAGGGGCCGACATCGGCGACGCGGCGACTTGACGACGAGGCGTCGCTCGATGCGGAGGCCGAGTCGACCGACGAGGCGGTCGAGCCGCCGACGGAGGCGGCGAGTCGCGATCGGACGCTCGCCGCGCCGGCGACGCGACAGCTCGCCGCAGAGGAGGCGATCGACCTCGATTCGGTGCCGACCGATCTGACGAAAGACGGTGAGGCGTTCGTCACGCCCACGGAGATTGAGGCGTACGCCGACGCTCAGCGGCGGGCGCAGGAAGCCGACGCGGAGGCGGTGTCGGCCGAACCGATAGTCGATTCTACCGTGTCGGGCGAGGACGAGCGGATTCCATACCGGGGTGTTCGGCGGACGATCGGCGAGCAGATGGAGCGCTCGAAGTACACCGCGCCGCACGTGACGCATCACGACGAGGCGGACGTGACGGAGCTGGTCGAGATGCGGAGTCGACTCAAGGAGCGCGCGGAGGAGCGCGGGAGTTCGCTGTCGTACATGCCGTTCGTGATCAAGGCGGTCATCGCGGGGCTTCGCGAGTATCCGATTCTCAACGCACAGCTCCACGAGGAGGCCGAGGAGATCGTGGTTCGAGGCGAGTACAACGTGGGCGTGGCGGCGGCGACGGACGCGGGATTGATGGTGCCGGTGCTCAAACACGCCGATCGGAAGGGTCTTTTACAGTTGGCGGACGAGCTGAACGAACTGGTCTCGAAGGCGCGCGGTCGCTCGATTTCGCGCGAGGAGATGCAGGGTGGAACGTTCTCGATCACGAACTTCGGGGCGATCGGCGGGGAGTACGCGACGCCGATCATCAACTACCCCGAGACGGCGATCCTCGGGTTGGGCGCGATCAAGGAGAAACCGCGCGTCGTCGACGGTGACGTGGTCCCGCGGACGGTGTTGACGCTGTCGCTGTCGATCGATCATCGGGTGATCGACGGGGCCGAGGCAGCGCGGTTTACGAATTGTGTGAAAAGTTATATACAACAGCCAGAGAAGCTACTACTCGAATAA